One Stenotrophomonas sp. SAU14A_NAIMI4_5 DNA segment encodes these proteins:
- a CDS encoding alpha/beta fold hydrolase, with translation MSAAPRTIAVDSGDGHRYEIIACMPAQPLARLLWLPALGVAARHYLPLAQALAARGIAVYLHEWRGNGSSSLRPSRTADWGYREILEQDLPASQAVLVREDGAGSALPWIIGGHSLGGQLACLHAGRNPERFQRLWLAASGTPFWRVFPPPRGWLLPLFYRFLPWIARRQGVLHGRRLGFGGTEARGLIADWARVGLNNHYAAVGMDEDLDAQLARIHGSAQAVLMADDWFAPPGSMQALLAKLPNVASGVRVLSAQELGTRADHFAWMKAPDAVAESFFIQLNENFHKSVDDSRRHPHNSAPVAGRP, from the coding sequence ATGAGCGCTGCGCCGCGCACGATCGCCGTGGACAGCGGCGATGGCCACCGCTACGAGATCATCGCCTGCATGCCTGCACAGCCGCTGGCACGCCTGCTGTGGCTGCCGGCGCTGGGCGTGGCCGCGCGCCACTACCTGCCGCTTGCGCAGGCGCTGGCAGCACGTGGCATCGCCGTCTACCTGCATGAGTGGCGTGGCAACGGCAGCAGTTCACTGCGTCCCTCGCGCACGGCCGACTGGGGCTACCGCGAGATCCTCGAACAGGATCTGCCGGCCAGCCAGGCCGTGCTGGTCCGCGAAGACGGCGCAGGCAGCGCCCTGCCTTGGATCATCGGTGGCCACAGCCTGGGCGGCCAGCTCGCCTGCCTGCATGCCGGCCGCAATCCGGAGCGTTTCCAGCGCCTGTGGCTGGCGGCCAGCGGCACGCCGTTCTGGCGCGTGTTCCCGCCCCCGCGCGGTTGGCTGCTGCCGCTGTTCTACCGGTTCCTGCCGTGGATCGCGCGCCGCCAGGGTGTGCTGCACGGCCGTCGCCTCGGCTTTGGCGGCACCGAAGCACGCGGGCTGATCGCCGACTGGGCGCGGGTGGGCCTGAACAACCACTATGCGGCCGTGGGTATGGACGAAGACCTCGATGCGCAGCTGGCACGCATCCATGGCAGCGCGCAGGCGGTGCTGATGGCCGATGACTGGTTCGCGCCGCCCGGTTCGATGCAGGCGCTGCTGGCCAAGCTGCCGAATGTGGCCTCAGGCGTGCGCGTGCTGTCCGCGCAGGAACTGGGCACGCGCGCCGATCACTTCGCCTGGATGAAGGCCCCGGATGCCGTCGCTGAAAGCTTTTTCATTCAGTTGAATGAAAATTTTCACAAAAGCGTTGACGACAGCCGCCGACATCCGCATAATTCCGCTCCTGTCGCAGGGCGCCCGTAG
- a CDS encoding MFS transporter, which yields MTPSSPRAQQHATRAAFLIPGFATAAWAPMVPYAKAKAGLSDASLGAVLLCLGLGSLLAMPLAGALSGRLGCRRLMVITTALILLALPLLSLAPSPLALGAALFLFGAGVGAMDCTMNMQAVAVERDAGRAMMSGFHAFYSIGGFVGAGCMTGLLLLGTPLWMAALLSVAALLVVALLAAPHWRAQRIAHDGPMLAIPHGVVLFISVLAFIVFLAEGSMLDWSAVFLADVRQVPRDQAGAGFAVFTLAMTAMRLFGDGIVERLGRTRTIVIGGITAATGFALATLVPSFAVALIGYVMVGLGCANIVPALFSMAGQQRAMPESIAITAVTTLGYAGILAGPAAIGGLAHLTTLGFAFLCVAALLLGVAASARALARRLP from the coding sequence ATGACGCCTTCTTCCCCGCGTGCCCAGCAGCACGCCACCCGCGCCGCCTTCCTCATTCCCGGTTTTGCCACTGCTGCCTGGGCGCCGATGGTGCCCTATGCCAAGGCCAAGGCCGGCCTGTCCGATGCCAGCCTGGGCGCCGTGCTGCTCTGCCTGGGCCTCGGCTCGCTGCTGGCCATGCCGCTGGCCGGCGCGTTGAGCGGACGCCTGGGCTGCCGCCGCCTGATGGTCATCACCACCGCGTTGATTCTGCTGGCGCTGCCGTTGCTGTCGCTCGCTCCCTCGCCGTTGGCACTGGGCGCGGCGCTGTTCCTGTTCGGTGCTGGTGTCGGCGCCATGGACTGCACGATGAACATGCAGGCGGTCGCGGTCGAACGCGATGCCGGCCGCGCGATGATGTCCGGCTTCCACGCGTTCTACAGCATCGGTGGCTTCGTCGGTGCTGGCTGCATGACCGGCCTGCTGTTGCTGGGCACGCCGCTGTGGATGGCGGCCCTGCTGTCGGTGGCCGCATTGCTGGTGGTAGCGCTGCTGGCGGCACCGCACTGGCGCGCGCAGCGCATCGCCCATGACGGCCCGATGCTGGCCATTCCACATGGCGTGGTGCTGTTCATCAGCGTGCTGGCCTTCATCGTGTTCCTGGCCGAAGGCTCGATGCTCGACTGGAGCGCGGTGTTCCTGGCCGACGTCCGGCAGGTGCCGCGTGACCAGGCCGGTGCCGGCTTCGCGGTGTTCACCCTGGCGATGACCGCGATGCGCCTGTTCGGCGACGGCATCGTCGAGCGCCTTGGCCGCACGCGCACCATCGTCATTGGTGGCATCACCGCCGCCACCGGCTTCGCCCTGGCCACGCTGGTGCCCTCTTTCGCCGTGGCACTGATCGGCTACGTGATGGTCGGCCTGGGCTGCGCCAACATCGTGCCGGCGCTGTTCTCGATGGCTGGCCAGCAGCGTGCGATGCCCGAAAGCATCGCCATCACCGCGGTGACCACGCTGGGCTACGCTGGCATCCTCGCCGGTCCGGCCGCGATCGGCGGGCTGGCCCACCTGACCACGCTGGGGTTCGCCTTCCTGTGCGTGGCCGCGCTGCTGCTCGGCGTCGCCGCCTCGGCCCGCGCCCTCGCCCGCCGCCTGCCCTGA
- a CDS encoding LysR substrate-binding domain-containing protein: MLKLSLDALQILDAIDRRGSFAAAGKALHKVPSTISYTVAKLEEDLGVQLFDRVGPRAELTEAGRALLDEGRHLLRAARELELRVRRVASGWEAELSLAVDSMFPTWLLGPDIAAFRGIEAPTRLRLFGEALSGTWEALLDRRADLLVAAAGEGPSGGGYMVEPLGSVDFVFAVAPDHPLAQVPGALGREQLAEHCAIAVSDSARRLLPRTVGLLMGQEMLTVPDMASKLKLQCEGVGFGFLPEPCARAAVARGQLVIREVEEPKPEETFWLAWRTGEDGAALRWWRERLRRPELLAQWWQAMG; the protein is encoded by the coding sequence ATGCTCAAGCTCAGCCTCGATGCCCTGCAGATCCTCGATGCCATCGACCGCCGCGGCTCGTTTGCCGCCGCCGGCAAGGCCCTGCACAAGGTGCCCTCGACCATCTCCTACACCGTGGCCAAGCTGGAGGAGGACCTGGGCGTGCAGCTGTTCGACCGGGTCGGCCCCCGCGCCGAGCTGACTGAGGCCGGTCGCGCCCTGCTGGACGAGGGTCGCCACCTGCTGCGCGCTGCCCGCGAGCTGGAGCTGCGGGTGCGCCGGGTGGCCTCCGGTTGGGAGGCCGAACTGAGCCTGGCGGTGGATTCGATGTTCCCGACCTGGCTGCTGGGCCCGGACATTGCCGCGTTCCGCGGCATCGAAGCGCCGACGCGCCTGCGTCTGTTCGGCGAAGCGCTGTCGGGCACCTGGGAGGCGCTGCTGGACCGTCGCGCCGACCTGCTGGTGGCTGCAGCGGGCGAGGGGCCCAGTGGTGGCGGTTATATGGTGGAGCCGCTGGGCAGCGTTGATTTCGTGTTCGCGGTGGCGCCGGATCATCCGCTGGCGCAGGTGCCGGGCGCACTGGGCCGCGAGCAGCTGGCCGAGCACTGCGCCATTGCCGTGTCCGATTCCGCGCGCCGCCTGCTGCCACGCACCGTGGGCCTGTTGATGGGCCAGGAGATGCTGACGGTGCCGGACATGGCCAGCAAGCTGAAGCTGCAGTGCGAGGGTGTGGGATTCGGTTTCCTGCCCGAGCCGTGCGCGCGCGCGGCGGTGGCGCGTGGTCAGCTGGTGATCCGCGAGGTGGAGGAGCCGAAGCCGGAGGAGACGTTCTGGCTGGCGTGGCGCACGGGTGAGGATGGTGCGGCATTGCGCTGGTGGCGCGAGCGGTTGCGCAGGCCGGAGCTGCTGGCGCAGTGGTGGCAGGCAATGGGGTAG
- a CDS encoding YoaK family protein, whose protein sequence is MGIRLPTWVWIGAVALSSVAGMVNVVGFLGFEHQAVSHMTGSTSQLGMAIAQGDWRAVGHLWGLLIAFSLGAMLSGLLIQDSALQLGRRYGVALAIESALLLVAIPLFEQQQIWGALAAAMACGLQNAMATTFSGAVVRTTHLSGMFTDLGIGLGHLLRGLPLQVRRLTLSGLIISGFLGGGIVGAWLFMHFRYDALLAPALLTGLTGIVYVLYQQWARWRH, encoded by the coding sequence ATGGGAATCCGCCTGCCCACCTGGGTCTGGATCGGCGCTGTCGCGTTGTCCAGCGTGGCCGGCATGGTCAACGTGGTGGGCTTCCTGGGCTTCGAGCACCAGGCGGTGAGCCACATGACCGGCAGCACCAGCCAGCTGGGCATGGCGATTGCCCAGGGTGACTGGCGCGCGGTCGGCCATCTGTGGGGCCTGCTGATCGCCTTCTCGCTGGGCGCGATGCTCAGCGGCCTGCTGATCCAGGACAGCGCCCTGCAGCTGGGCCGGCGCTACGGCGTGGCCCTGGCGATCGAATCGGCGCTGCTGCTGGTGGCCATTCCACTGTTCGAGCAGCAGCAGATCTGGGGCGCGCTGGCCGCGGCCATGGCCTGCGGCCTGCAGAACGCGATGGCCACCACCTTCAGCGGCGCGGTGGTACGCACCACCCATCTGAGCGGCATGTTCACCGACCTCGGCATCGGCCTGGGCCACCTGCTGCGCGGCCTGCCCCTGCAGGTGCGCCGGTTGACCCTGAGCGGGCTGATCATCAGCGGCTTCCTCGGCGGCGGCATCGTCGGCGCGTGGTTGTTCATGCACTTCCGCTACGACGCCCTGCTCGCCCCCGCCCTGCTCACCGGCCTGACCGGCATCGTGTATGTGCTGTACCAGCAGTGGGCGCGCTGGCGGCATTGA
- the thiD gene encoding bifunctional hydroxymethylpyrimidine kinase/phosphomethylpyrimidine kinase, whose amino-acid sequence MSPTTPASALTIAGSDSGGGAGIQADLKAFAAHRVHGLSAIAALTAQNTRGVTAVHVPPVAFLRAQLDACFDDFDIHAVKLGMLANAEVIHTVADVLEQRRPAHVVLDPVMVATSGARLLEDSALQAMRERLIPLATLITPNTPEAELLVGRSIGNADHAEQAAAALLDMGAGAVLLKGGHLHEGNRVIDRYFDAVSSEEFIHARLPLDAHGTGCTLASAIAAQLCNGLSLANACEAGIDYVARGLQQGYAPGRSEVLVLDHFGAAPHA is encoded by the coding sequence ATGAGCCCGACCACTCCCGCTTCCGCCCTCACCATCGCCGGCTCCGATTCCGGCGGTGGCGCCGGCATCCAGGCCGATCTGAAGGCCTTCGCCGCGCATCGCGTGCACGGCCTGTCCGCCATCGCCGCGTTGACCGCGCAGAACACCCGCGGTGTCACCGCCGTGCACGTGCCCCCGGTCGCCTTCCTGCGCGCGCAGCTGGACGCCTGCTTCGATGATTTCGACATCCACGCAGTGAAGCTCGGCATGCTGGCCAATGCAGAGGTCATCCACACCGTTGCTGACGTGCTCGAACAGCGCCGCCCCGCCCACGTGGTGCTGGACCCGGTGATGGTCGCCACCAGTGGCGCGCGCCTGCTGGAAGACAGCGCGCTGCAAGCGATGCGAGAACGGCTGATTCCGCTGGCCACGCTGATCACTCCCAACACCCCCGAGGCCGAACTGCTGGTCGGCCGCAGCATCGGCAACGCCGACCACGCCGAGCAGGCCGCTGCCGCGCTGCTCGACATGGGCGCCGGCGCCGTACTGCTGAAGGGCGGCCACCTGCACGAAGGCAACCGGGTGATCGACCGCTACTTCGACGCTGTCAGCAGCGAGGAATTCATCCACGCACGGCTGCCTCTGGACGCGCACGGCACCGGCTGCACGCTGGCCTCGGCCATTGCCGCCCAGCTGTGCAACGGGCTCAGCCTGGCCAATGCCTGCGAAGCCGGCATCGATTACGTGGCGCGCGGCCTGCAGCAGGGCTACGCGCCCGGCCGCAGCGAGGTGCTGGTGCTGGATCACTTCGGCGCGGCACCGCACGCATGA
- a CDS encoding PhoH family protein, whose protein sequence is MTRGKRIYVLDTNVLMHDPTALFKFEEHDVYLPMQVIEELDNGKKGTSEASRNARQVSRFLNELVQESGLDNLADGIPLERPNGLQLRGKQSAGKLRFQTSHFDAGKSFGKVIPDNAILGAILALKEETPDLPVVFVSKDINLRIKAAIAGIVSEDYENDRALDDFSLLYTGATELPEDFWKRHGEDLRSWSDKGRTHYEILAQDGEEWYPNQYVYLPGEDEVELRVSRVVGDGKVVLSLVDDFRHGSHAVWGISARNREQNFALNALMDPEIDFVTLLGTAGTGKTLLALAAGLAQTMDQQRYREIIMTRATVSVGEDIGFLPGTEEEKMTPWMGALTDNLEVLTHNQEGGTWGRQATNDLLASRIKIRSMNFMRGRTFLSRYLILDEAQNLTPKQMKTLITRAGPGTKIVCLGNVEQIDTPYLTETTSGLTYAVDRFKNWPHSAHITLRRGERSRLADYASEVL, encoded by the coding sequence ATGACCCGAGGCAAGCGCATCTACGTGCTGGATACCAACGTGCTGATGCACGATCCCACCGCGCTGTTCAAGTTCGAGGAACATGACGTCTACCTGCCCATGCAGGTGATCGAGGAGCTGGACAACGGCAAGAAAGGCACCTCCGAAGCGAGCCGCAACGCCCGCCAGGTGAGCCGCTTCCTCAATGAGCTGGTGCAGGAATCGGGCCTGGACAACCTGGCCGACGGCATTCCACTGGAGCGCCCCAATGGCCTGCAGCTGCGCGGCAAGCAGAGCGCCGGCAAGCTGCGCTTCCAGACCAGCCATTTCGATGCGGGCAAGAGTTTCGGCAAGGTCATCCCGGACAACGCCATCCTCGGCGCGATCCTGGCGCTGAAGGAAGAAACGCCCGACCTGCCGGTGGTGTTCGTTTCCAAGGACATCAACCTGCGGATCAAGGCGGCCATCGCCGGCATCGTGTCCGAGGACTACGAGAACGACCGCGCGCTGGATGATTTCAGCCTGCTCTACACCGGCGCCACCGAGCTGCCGGAAGACTTCTGGAAGCGCCACGGCGAGGACCTGCGCAGCTGGAGCGACAAGGGCCGCACGCATTACGAAATCCTCGCCCAGGACGGCGAGGAGTGGTACCCGAACCAGTACGTCTACCTGCCCGGCGAAGACGAGGTCGAGCTGCGCGTCAGCCGCGTGGTCGGCGATGGCAAGGTGGTGCTGTCGCTGGTCGATGATTTCCGCCACGGCAGCCATGCCGTGTGGGGCATCAGCGCGCGCAACCGCGAGCAGAACTTCGCGCTCAATGCGCTGATGGACCCGGAGATCGACTTCGTCACCCTGCTCGGCACCGCCGGCACCGGCAAGACCCTGCTGGCACTGGCCGCCGGCCTGGCGCAGACGATGGACCAGCAGCGCTACCGCGAGATCATCATGACCCGCGCCACGGTGAGCGTGGGCGAGGACATCGGCTTCCTGCCCGGTACCGAAGAAGAAAAGATGACGCCGTGGATGGGCGCGCTGACCGACAACCTGGAAGTGCTCACCCACAACCAGGAAGGCGGCACCTGGGGCCGCCAGGCCACCAACGACCTGCTGGCCAGCCGCATCAAGATCCGCTCGATGAACTTCATGCGCGGGCGCACCTTCCTGTCGCGTTACCTGATCCTCGATGAAGCGCAGAACCTCACCCCGAAGCAGATGAAGACGCTGATCACCCGTGCCGGCCCCGGCACCAAGATCGTCTGCCTGGGCAACGTCGAGCAGATCGACACTCCGTACCTGACCGAGACGACCTCGGGCCTGACCTACGCGGTGGACCGCTTCAAGAACTGGCCGCATAGTGCGCACATCACCCTGCGCCGAGGCGAACGTTCGCGCCTGGCCGATTACGCTTCGGAGGTGTTGTGA
- a CDS encoding pirin family protein produces MLQIRKSATRGLAEHGWLSSRHTFSFAGYYDPRYVSFGPLRVINEDKVIGGQGFGTHSHSNMEIISYVLGGALEHKDSMGTGSVLRYGDVQVMSAGSGVSHSEFNHSATDPVHFLQIWVFPDSENIEPSYRETHFAPETKRGQLRLIASPDGADGSLRIQQDARIYATILDGSQKLHHALGNGRGAYVQVARGQLQVNGITLDAGDALQVSDEAQLTLENGNDAEVLVFDLPL; encoded by the coding sequence ATGCTGCAGATCCGCAAGAGCGCTACCCGTGGCCTGGCCGAGCATGGCTGGCTGTCTTCCCGCCACACCTTCTCCTTCGCCGGCTACTACGATCCGCGCTACGTCAGCTTCGGCCCGCTGCGCGTCATCAACGAAGACAAGGTCATCGGCGGCCAGGGCTTCGGCACCCACAGCCACAGCAACATGGAAATCATTTCCTACGTGCTGGGCGGTGCGCTGGAGCACAAGGACTCGATGGGCACCGGTTCGGTACTGCGCTACGGCGACGTGCAGGTGATGAGCGCCGGCAGCGGCGTCAGCCACAGCGAGTTCAACCACTCGGCCACCGATCCGGTGCACTTCCTGCAGATCTGGGTCTTCCCGGACAGCGAGAACATCGAACCCTCCTACCGCGAGACCCACTTCGCGCCGGAGACCAAGCGCGGCCAGCTGCGCCTGATCGCCTCGCCGGACGGTGCCGACGGTTCGCTGCGCATCCAGCAGGACGCCCGCATCTACGCCACCATCCTCGATGGCAGCCAGAAGCTGCACCACGCACTGGGCAATGGCCGTGGCGCCTACGTGCAGGTCGCCCGTGGCCAGCTGCAGGTCAACGGCATCACCCTCGATGCCGGCGATGCACTGCAGGTCAGCGACGAAGCACAGCTGACCCTGGAGAACGGCAACGACGCGGAAGTGCTGGTGTTCGACCTGCCGCTGTAA
- a CDS encoding peroxiredoxin has translation MNNGDTLDSITLSLPLALSGGEQSTLGDYAGQWLVLYFYPKDSTPGCTTEGIDFNALLPEFKKAGAVVLGVSRDSVKSHDNFCAKQGFNFPLVSDADEALCTVFDVIKMKNMYGKQVRGIERSTFLISPDSQLVQSWRKVKVAGHADAVLAELKAAQSK, from the coding sequence ATGAACAACGGCGATACCCTGGACAGCATCACCCTTTCCCTGCCGCTGGCGCTGTCCGGCGGCGAGCAGTCCACCCTCGGCGATTACGCCGGCCAGTGGCTGGTGCTGTACTTCTACCCCAAGGACAGCACGCCCGGCTGCACCACCGAAGGCATCGACTTCAACGCGCTGCTGCCGGAATTCAAGAAGGCCGGTGCGGTCGTTCTCGGCGTCTCCCGCGACTCGGTCAAATCGCACGACAACTTCTGCGCCAAGCAGGGATTCAACTTCCCGCTGGTCAGTGATGCCGACGAAGCGCTGTGCACCGTCTTCGACGTCATCAAGATGAAGAACATGTACGGCAAGCAGGTACGTGGCATCGAACGCAGCACCTTCCTGATTTCTCCCGACAGCCAACTCGTGCAGTCCTGGCGCAAGGTCAAGGTCGCCGGCCATGCCGACGCCGTGCTTGCCGAACTGAAGGCCGCCCAATCCAAGTGA
- a CDS encoding alpha/beta fold hydrolase, with the protein MKRPLLLLLACAGLWLAACSSSITASSTSLSDQLIAPGGVSTLLDQPRIAAAIAELPNRHGFLPGRDGVPIFWRAFDAGDYGARYHYLPQRHENGQPLDTGLSLTVPQPFRAQAPRGTVVLLHGWMMNGDSMLPWSLQLAESGYRVVTLDLRNHGQSGHGPSGYGTYESDDVVDVIGELRARGEVTGPLYLFGVSYGAATAVFTADKLGDQVAGVVAMESFANAGVAIRTMIPHLMALQPEGLKAQAVASYARWRYGGQDINQVIAAASRRIDVDLDQVDVARALADTRACVLLLHGQGDQHIPVSQGRELALANPRAHYIEMRGEDHITLPLRLDLLAGVVDDWMAQDEHHPRTTCPAPQLPAQAEWLVRT; encoded by the coding sequence ATGAAACGCCCGCTGCTGCTGTTGCTGGCGTGCGCCGGCCTGTGGCTGGCTGCATGCTCATCCTCGATCACCGCCTCGTCCACCTCGCTCAGCGACCAGCTGATCGCGCCCGGTGGCGTGTCCACGTTGCTGGACCAGCCGCGCATCGCCGCGGCCATCGCCGAGCTGCCCAACCGCCATGGCTTCCTGCCGGGACGCGATGGCGTGCCGATCTTCTGGCGTGCGTTCGATGCGGGCGACTACGGCGCCCGCTACCACTACCTGCCGCAGCGCCATGAAAACGGCCAGCCGCTGGACACCGGGCTGAGCCTCACCGTGCCGCAGCCGTTCCGTGCGCAGGCGCCGCGCGGCACCGTGGTGCTGCTGCACGGTTGGATGATGAATGGTGATTCGATGCTGCCGTGGTCGCTGCAGCTGGCCGAATCGGGATACCGCGTGGTCACCCTGGACCTGCGCAACCACGGCCAGTCCGGGCATGGGCCGTCCGGCTATGGCACCTACGAATCGGACGACGTGGTCGATGTGATCGGCGAACTGCGCGCGCGTGGCGAAGTGACCGGGCCGCTGTACCTGTTCGGCGTCTCCTACGGCGCGGCCACGGCGGTGTTCACCGCTGACAAGCTGGGTGACCAGGTGGCCGGCGTGGTGGCGATGGAATCGTTCGCCAATGCCGGCGTGGCGATCCGCACGATGATCCCGCACCTGATGGCGCTGCAGCCGGAAGGCCTGAAGGCGCAGGCGGTCGCGTCCTACGCGCGCTGGCGCTACGGCGGCCAGGACATCAACCAGGTGATCGCCGCGGCCAGCCGCCGCATCGATGTCGACCTGGACCAGGTGGACGTGGCCCGCGCGCTGGCCGATACCCGCGCCTGCGTGCTGCTGCTGCACGGCCAGGGCGACCAGCACATTCCGGTCAGCCAGGGCCGCGAGCTTGCCCTGGCCAACCCGCGCGCGCACTACATCGAGATGCGCGGCGAAGACCACATCACCCTGCCGCTGCGCCTGGACCTGCTGGCCGGCGTGGTCGACGACTGGATGGCGCAGGACGAACACCACCCGCGCACGACCTGCCCGGCACCGCAGCTGCCCGCCCAGGCCGAGTGGCTGGTGCGTACCTGA
- a CDS encoding cytochrome c → MRTSLKLLLALAAAVGAAWGIARSTPYWFAPRQPAVVDIHDPALIARGQYLSRAADCAACHTAPGGRPFAGGLGMQTPMGTLYSTNITPDPATGIGAYDYADFERAVRRGIRHDGQPLYPAMPYASYVIASDDEIRALYAYFMGAVQPVRQHNADSTIPWPANMRWPLAWWQLLFARPRSFVADPSLDAGQQRGAELVEGLAHCGACHTPRGVAFQETAMADDESRRFLSGSVLEGWYAKNLRNEATGLASWSQDEIVEFLRTGRTDRSAAFGGMADVVEHSTQYLTDADLLAMARYLKQLPPRAGRSTQWIAGPDTTTTALRDGDYRVEGSLAYAEHCQACHRADGRGMPRIYPALAGNSIVFADDPSSLVQVTLAGGRTPHTPHDRMAFSMPGFEHLPNAQLAQILTFIRSSWGNQASAVSEADIARMRRVVRDKPVHVVPQEVAP, encoded by the coding sequence ATGCGTACCTCGCTCAAGCTCCTTCTTGCCCTGGCCGCCGCTGTCGGTGCGGCCTGGGGCATCGCCCGCAGCACGCCGTACTGGTTCGCGCCGCGCCAGCCTGCCGTGGTCGACATCCACGATCCGGCCTTGATCGCGCGCGGCCAGTACCTGTCGCGTGCGGCCGACTGCGCCGCCTGCCACACCGCGCCCGGCGGCCGGCCCTTCGCCGGCGGGTTGGGCATGCAGACGCCGATGGGCACGCTCTACTCGACCAACATCACGCCGGACCCGGCCACCGGCATCGGCGCCTATGACTATGCCGATTTCGAGCGCGCGGTCCGCCGCGGCATCCGCCATGACGGCCAGCCGCTGTATCCGGCCATGCCCTACGCCTCCTACGTGATCGCCAGCGACGACGAGATCCGCGCGCTGTATGCCTATTTCATGGGTGCGGTGCAGCCGGTGCGCCAGCACAACGCTGACAGCACCATCCCCTGGCCGGCCAACATGCGCTGGCCGCTGGCGTGGTGGCAACTGCTGTTTGCCCGCCCCCGCAGCTTCGTTGCCGATCCTTCGCTGGATGCCGGCCAGCAGCGCGGCGCCGAACTGGTGGAGGGCCTGGCGCACTGTGGCGCCTGCCATACCCCGCGCGGCGTGGCCTTCCAGGAAACCGCCATGGCTGATGACGAAAGCCGCCGCTTCCTCTCCGGTTCGGTACTGGAAGGCTGGTATGCGAAGAACCTGCGCAACGAAGCCACCGGCCTGGCCAGCTGGAGCCAGGACGAGATCGTCGAGTTCCTGCGTACCGGCCGCACCGATCGCTCCGCCGCGTTCGGCGGCATGGCCGACGTGGTGGAACACAGCACCCAGTACCTGACCGACGCCGACCTGCTGGCCATGGCCCGTTACCTGAAGCAGCTGCCGCCGCGCGCCGGCCGCAGCACGCAGTGGATTGCAGGCCCCGACACGACCACCACCGCGCTGCGCGACGGCGACTACCGCGTGGAGGGTTCGCTGGCCTATGCCGAGCACTGCCAGGCCTGCCACCGCGCCGATGGCCGTGGCATGCCGCGCATCTACCCTGCCCTGGCCGGCAACTCCATCGTCTTCGCCGATGACCCGAGTTCGCTGGTGCAGGTCACCCTGGCCGGTGGCCGCACGCCGCACACGCCGCACGACCGGATGGCCTTCTCGATGCCCGGCTTCGAGCATCTGCCCAACGCCCAGCTCGCGCAGATCCTGACCTTCATCCGCAGCAGCTGGGGCAACCAGGCCAGCGCGGTGAGCGAAGCCGACATCGCGCGCATGCGCAGGGTGGTGCGCGACAAACCCGTGCATGTGGTTCCGCAGGAGGTGGCACCATGA
- a CDS encoding glycine cleavage system protein R — protein sequence MTDTTPRPAPSENHLLINAYTTHPESPLLSVTRRIADSGCNLVDARLATVGRDVSVTALATGSWDSVAKLEAMLTRLEREEGLKLVWYRTEAKQAQSNLLPYIVEVIAADKPGILFQLADFFDRQGITIETLQSTRYRAMQTGAEMFSAQVTIGVPANMHIAALRDDFLEFCDHLNLDAIMDPMKF from the coding sequence TTGACCGACACCACCCCGCGCCCCGCGCCGAGCGAAAACCACCTCCTGATCAACGCCTACACGACGCATCCGGAGTCCCCCCTGCTGTCCGTCACCCGCCGCATCGCCGACAGCGGCTGCAATCTGGTGGACGCGCGCCTGGCCACGGTCGGCCGCGATGTCTCGGTCACCGCCCTGGCCACCGGCTCCTGGGATTCGGTCGCCAAGCTGGAAGCGATGCTGACCCGGCTCGAGCGCGAGGAAGGCCTGAAGCTGGTCTGGTACCGCACCGAGGCCAAGCAGGCGCAGTCCAACCTGCTGCCGTACATCGTCGAAGTGATCGCCGCCGACAAGCCGGGCATCCTGTTCCAGCTGGCCGATTTCTTCGACCGCCAGGGCATCACCATCGAGACCCTGCAGAGCACGCGTTACCGCGCCATGCAGACCGGCGCTGAAATGTTCAGCGCGCAGGTCACCATCGGCGTGCCGGCCAACATGCACATCGCCGCGCTGCGCGACGATTTCCTCGAGTTCTGCGACCACCTGAACCTGGACGCGATCATGGACCCGATGAAATTCTGA